The genomic interval GAACTCGGTGGCGCGCAGCATCATCGCGCCGTTGAGGCGCGCACCGAAATAGCCGATGGCGGTGCTGGCCGCCACCGCCACCAGCAAGGCGAAGAACAGCACCCGCAACTCGCCGGCGCGGGCATCGCGCAGCAATTGACGAAGGGCAAGGCTGAACAGGCGCAGCAGCGGCAAATGTGCCATCAAGGCTCCAGGGGGGCGACCAGTTCGCCGGCTTCAAGGCGGATCAGGCGCCGGCAGCGATGGGCCAGGCGTTCGTCGTGGGTCACCAGCACCAGGGTGGTGCCGCGCTCCTGGTTCAGTTCGAACAGCAGGTCGCTGATGCGTTGGCCGGTGTGGCTGTCGAGGTTGCCGGTGGGTTCGTCGGCGAACAGCACATCCGGCTCGGCGGCGAAGGCGCGGGCGATGGCTACGCGCTGCTGTTCGCCGCCGGAGAGCTGGCGCGGCGAGTGGGTCAGGCGCTGGCCGAGGCCGACCCGTTGCAGCAGTTCGGTGGCCCGGCTGCGGGCGTCCTTGCGGCCGTCGAGCTCCAGCGGCAGCATGACGTTCTCCAGGGCGTTGAGGCTGTCGAGCAACTGGAACGATTGAAAGACGAACCCCACGTGCTCGGCGCGGATGCGCGCGCGCTGGTCTTCGTCCAGGTTGCTCAGGCCCTGGCCGGCGAGGGTGACTTCGCCGCTGCTGGGCAGGTCGAGCCCGGCGAGCAGGCCGAGCAGGGTGGACTTGCCCGAGCCGGACGCGCCGACGATGGCCAGGCTGTCGCCCTTGGCCAGCTCCAGGCTGAGCGGGTGCAGGATGGTCAGTTCGCCTTCCGCCCCGGAAACCACTTTGCTAAGGTTCTTCGCGGTGAGAATGCTTGCGCCCATGGAGAATCCGATGCGTGTTTGGTTTTTGAGTGCCGGCCTGGCCGTGATGTGCATGGCCCAGAACGCCGTGGCGGGCACCGTCCTGATCGTCGGCGATAGTATCAGCGCCGCTTTCGGGCTGGATACCCGGTCGGGGTGGGTGGCGTTGCTCGAGCAGCGCCTCAGGCACGAGGGTTTTGACGATAAAGTGATCAACGCCTCCATCAGCGGCGACACCAGTGCAGGCGGCCAGGCGCGCCTGCCGGCGCTGCTTTCGGAGCACAAGCCGGACCTGGTGATCCTTGAGCTCGGCGGCAACGACGGCCTGCGCGGAATGCCTCCGGCGCAATTGCAACAAAATCTTGCTTCGATGATCGACAGCGCCCGCCAGAGCGGTGCGAAGGTGCTGTTGCTCGGCATGCAGCTGCCGCCCAATTACGGCAAGCGCTACACCGATGCCTTTGCAAAGGTGTACGGCAACCTGGCCGAGGAAAAAAGCATCCCGCTGGTGCCGTTCTTCCTCGACGGGGTGGGCGGGCATCCTGACCTGATGCAGGCCGACGGCCTGCACCCGGCCGCCGGGGCCCAGGGACGGTTGCTGGAAAATGTGTGGCCGGCGCTGAAACCGCTGCTGTGAGGCTTTTCTAGCGGCAGGCTTTCGGCTAATGTGGCGCCCCCCTAATTGGAGCCCCCGATGCCGCGCCCTGCCTGGTCCCTGTTTGCCTACCAACTGATCGAGCCTGACGAACAGCTGGATCTGTTCGCCTGCCAGGAAGTGCGGGTGCATCTGGTGGCCCGTCAGCTGGAACTCGGCGGCTCGGTGGACCGGACGCTCTGCGGCGGCCTGTTGCCGGCGCAGCCGCGCTGGTCGAGCGTGGATCGCCGGGTGTTTCAGGACCAGCGCCTGTGTTCCCTGTGCCGGGCGATCCTGGAGTCGCAGAAGCGCGGCACCTCGCCGATCTGGCCCGAACTGCGCTTCGAACTTTAGGCCGCCTGTGGCGAGGGCGCTGGCTCCCGCTCGGCGGCCAGGCCTGTGCAAGCCCACGTGAACGCGATTTCATGGTTGCCCCGGCCGCCGCCGGTCAAGGCTTGCCGCGTCGTCCGGCGCGAGCAGGGCCTGTCGCCGCAGGTCTAGCATCTCCCCGAATTCCGCGGGCGCGGTGTACAATCGCGCTCTTGTACCCTTGTCGATCATGCGAAGGATTCTCCGGATGTTGCCGCGTCTTCCTGCCGTCACCCGCTGCCTGTCTCTTGCCGCCCTGTGCGCGGCTGGCCCCGTTGCCGCACTGGAATTTCCCCTGCCACCGCCCGGTGAGGACATCATCGGCCAGGTGCAGGTGATCAAGGCCAAGTACGAGGACACCTTCGCCGACCTGGGCACCACCTACGACCTGGGCTACTCGGAAATGGTCGCGGCCAACCCGGGCATCGATGCCTGGCTGCCGGGCGCCGGCACCGAGGTGATCCTGCCGACCCGCTTCATCCTGCCGCCGGGCCCGCGCGAAGGCATCGTCATCAACCTGGCCGAGTACCGCCTCTACTACTACCCGAAAGGCCGCAACGTGGTGTACACGTTCCCGCTGGGTATCGGCCGTGAGGGCTGGGGTTCGCCGATCGCCCACACCACCATCACCGCCAAGACGCCGAACCCGACCTGGACGCCGCCGGCCTCGATCAAGGCCGAACACGCCGCCGACGGCGACCCGCTGCCGAATGTGGTGCCGGCCGGTCCCGACAACCCGTTGGGCCCGTTCAAGTTCACCCTCGGCACGCCGGGCTACCTGATCCACGGCTCGAACAAGAAGTTCGGTATCGGCATGCGCACCAGCCACGGCTGCTTCCGCATGTTCAACAACAACGTGCTGGAAATGGCCGGCATGGTGCCGGTCGGTACGTCGGTGCGGATCATCAACGACCCGTACAAGTTCGGCCGCAGCGGCGGCAAGGTCTACCTCGAGGCGCACACGCCGCTGGACGACAAGGGCAACCCGTCGGTGGTCGACAAGCACACGGCGGTGATCAACGCGATGCTCAAGCGCGAGGACATCACCAACAACCTGCGCATGAACTGGGATGTGGTGCGTGACGTGGTGGCGGCCGAAGACGGCCTGCCTGTCGAGATCGCCGTGCCGAACACCTCGGCGCCGATGGTCTCCAGCGCCCCGATCGACCTGCAGCAGTAGGCCTGATGACGAAACCCGCCGGCACGTGAAGCGCCGGCGGGTTTTTTGTTGCCGGCAGAAAGCTGCGCGCACAAAAAAGCCGACCCAAAAATGGGTCGGCTTGATAACAATCCCGAAGGACTATTACTTGCGGCTAGCTTTTTCCAGCATGCGCAGAGCACGCTCGTTAGCTTCGTCAGCAGTCTGTTGTGCTTTTTGAGCAGCAGCCAGAGCTTCATCAGCTTTGCGGTAAGCTTCGTCTGCACGAGCTTGGGCGCGAGCAGCTGCGTCTTCAGTAGCGGTCAGACGTGCTTCGGTTTCTTTCGATGCGCTGCTGCAACCGGTAGCCAGAACTGCGGCCAGAGCCAGAGCAGAGAATTTCAGAACGTTGTTCATCGTGTTCCCCTTCAAGGACTTTCAATTAAGTGGCTGTCTCCTCCGATTGAGGAAATAGCCGGCGTACATACTACCCGTTACTTGTAGTAAGTAAACTGACGTAGTGCAAGAAGCAAAAAAAATTGTAGGCGCTGATTCTTTTTCGAGCAACTTTTAACTGGCCTGTATAAAAAATGTCCAGCTGTAAGCCCCGTGATGAGCGAGTCAATGAGAAAAAGTTCCCGTTGGGCAATGCTGTTTTGCCGTCGTTGGCCAATGTCCGTCTATATGGATTCGTCCACACTTTCATTGCGATTTTGTGCGGTGCTTCGCCTATCTTTGGCCGTGTAGAGGTGACTTAAAAAGACGGGGCTCGTCTTACGTCTCAACATCCGGCAATGTTCAGGCGTGCGGGACGGGGGCGAGCGTCTCCCGGACCGCACCCGGCGTCCACCGGAGCCGCCGTCGCCGGCGTGCATGTTGACGAGTGTGCCTTGAGCATTTGGGCCATTGGTGCCTACTATTTGTCACGTGCCAGGTTGCGCGAGATCGGTGCGGCTCTTCTCGGTGTCCATCAGGCACGGGGTGGCGTAGATGTTCCTTCGCCGGGAAAACATCGGTAAGGTAGGGGTCATATTCAAAGACCCGCGAGGAGTAGTGATGAGCGAGGCGTTGTCCATCCACCATGACCAGGCTGGTCATCAGTTCGAGACCAATGTGGACGGTCATCGTGCCTACCTGACCTATATGGATCTGGGGAAACAGACCCTGGACATCTACCGCACCTTCGTGCCAAACGCCTTGCGCGGCCGAGGCATCGCGGCGGCCCTGACCGAACGGGCGCTGCAGTACGCCGACGAAATGGGCTACACGGTCATTCCTTCGTGCTCCTACGTCGAGCGCTACATGGAACGCCATCAGAAGCGCGCCGCCAAGATCTGAACGTCATCCATAAAAAACGCCGGGCTCAGCCCGGCGTTTTTTTATGCCTGCGATAACGCTGTCAGGTGCGCTGACGCTTGGGCAGCACGTCCTTGAGTTTGGCGTGCATGCTGCGCAGGGTGTTTTCGGTGGCGCTCCAGTCGATGCACGCGTCGGTGATCGACACGCCGTACTGCAGGTCGGCGAGGTCTTTCGGAATCGCCTGGCAACCCCAGTTCAGGTGGCTTTCGACCATCAGGCCGATGATCGACTGGTTGCCTTCCAGGATCTGGTTGGCGACGTTCTCCATCACCAGCGGTTGCAGCGCCGGATCCTTGTTGGAGTTGGCGTGGCTGCAGTCGACCATGATGTTCGGCTTGATCTTCGCCTTGGTCAGCGCCTGTTCGCACAGGGCGACGCTGACCGAATCGTAGTTCGGCTTGCCGTTGCCGCCGCGCAGCACCACGTGACCGTAGGCGTTGCCCTTGGTGGTGACGATCGA from Pseudomonas ekonensis carries:
- a CDS encoding arylesterase, with the translated sequence MRVWFLSAGLAVMCMAQNAVAGTVLIVGDSISAAFGLDTRSGWVALLEQRLRHEGFDDKVINASISGDTSAGGQARLPALLSEHKPDLVILELGGNDGLRGMPPAQLQQNLASMIDSARQSGAKVLLLGMQLPPNYGKRYTDAFAKVYGNLAEEKSIPLVPFFLDGVGGHPDLMQADGLHPAAGAQGRLLENVWPALKPLL
- a CDS encoding GNAT family N-acetyltransferase, whose translation is MSEALSIHHDQAGHQFETNVDGHRAYLTYMDLGKQTLDIYRTFVPNALRGRGIAAALTERALQYADEMGYTVIPSCSYVERYMERHQKRAAKI
- a CDS encoding L,D-transpeptidase family protein — encoded protein: MLPRLPAVTRCLSLAALCAAGPVAALEFPLPPPGEDIIGQVQVIKAKYEDTFADLGTTYDLGYSEMVAANPGIDAWLPGAGTEVILPTRFILPPGPREGIVINLAEYRLYYYPKGRNVVYTFPLGIGREGWGSPIAHTTITAKTPNPTWTPPASIKAEHAADGDPLPNVVPAGPDNPLGPFKFTLGTPGYLIHGSNKKFGIGMRTSHGCFRMFNNNVLEMAGMVPVGTSVRIINDPYKFGRSGGKVYLEAHTPLDDKGNPSVVDKHTAVINAMLKREDITNNLRMNWDVVRDVVAAEDGLPVEIAVPNTSAPMVSSAPIDLQQ
- the oprI gene encoding outer membrane lipoprotei OprI; amino-acid sequence: MNNVLKFSALALAAVLATGCSSASKETEARLTATEDAAARAQARADEAYRKADEALAAAQKAQQTADEANERALRMLEKASRK
- a CDS encoding ABC transporter ATP-binding protein, giving the protein MGASILTAKNLSKVVSGAEGELTILHPLSLELAKGDSLAIVGASGSGKSTLLGLLAGLDLPSSGEVTLAGQGLSNLDEDQRARIRAEHVGFVFQSFQLLDSLNALENVMLPLELDGRKDARSRATELLQRVGLGQRLTHSPRQLSGGEQQRVAIARAFAAEPDVLFADEPTGNLDSHTGQRISDLLFELNQERGTTLVLVTHDERLAHRCRRLIRLEAGELVAPLEP